AATATTCTATTTATCTCCTAATTCTTCATAGTCGTCAATGTGAATATCGGAAAATGTACTCATTTTCTCATATACAGCCAACGCCATATCCAGTACCGGAAGAAATGCAACAGCTCCTGTCCCTTCTCCAAGACACATATCACAAGTCATAGATGCTTCCCTCCCAAGTGCCTTAAGAAGAATATGCATTCCCGGCTCTTTGGACACATGAGACACAATGATATATTCTCTGACGTTATTGCACATTTGCACTGCTGCAAGTGCCGCTACCGCTGAGATGAAACCATCCATAATTACTGGAACGTGGTAATACGCTCCGCCCAGATAAATTCCAACAAGTCCGGCAAGATCAAATCCTCCTACCTTTGAAAGTACATCTACCGGATCATCTGCATTTGGCTCATTTTTTGCAATGGCTGTTTTGATAGCACATATCTTTCTTCTAAGACCAGCACTGTCAAGTCCGGCTCCTCTCCCGGTCATTGTCTCCACTGATTCATCTAAAAGGACACTCGCCACTGCACTGCTGGTCGTTGTATTACCGATTCCCATCTCTCCGGTCGCAAGTATCTGATATCCTGCTTCTTTTTTCTCTTTCATAAGATGCACTCCTGTCAGGATTGCCTGAAGCGCCTCTTCTCTTGTCATTGCAGGCTCTTTCACCATATTCTTTGTTCCATAAGCAACTTTATAATTCGGTACTCTTGTATCACGAACCATACCAATGTCTATCGGAAACAGATCTACCTCTGCACTCTGACACATAATCGCGGCGCTGGTAGCTCCTTCCAGAAAATTCTCTGCTACAATTGCAGTTACTTCCTGTCCGGTCTGTGTCACACCTTCTTCCACGACACCATTATCTGCACACATAGCTATCAGTGCACGATTCTTAAGTTCAACCTCGGCATTTCCAGTAATTCCGGCAATCCGGATAATATGCTCTTCCAGCTTTCCAAGGCTATGTAATGGCTTTGCGATAGAATTCCATTTCTTCCGGGCAGTTTCCATAGCCACATTGTCCAGATTTTCGATTCCATCTATAATAATTCCAAGTTCCTCTTCCCTTGTCATCTATTAATAACCTCCTGCTTCTTAGCTTCTTATCCCTCTTGTCTATCCTGACATCATGCCTGTTAATCTTTTTCTTTATATCTTCTGCACGCACCTGCAAATGCTTCTGCAACTTGTGGATTTCCCATATAATGAATATGTGGATATCCTGCCAATATTGTATCTGTACTGATCATACACTCCCATCCCCTCGTGGACATCGGTTTTTTCGCTGTAAATGCATGACCACATTCTTCTGATTCGTAATAATGAAATTCATGTGTTGTAATGTTTCCAACATTATGACCAAAAACTGTCCCTTTGGATAATATAATATATCCAAACCTTTTCAGTTTTTCTGTCTTATAGCTTTTTCCAAAAAGTGCTCCAACCATATCATATATTTTCCCGTCAGAACCTTCCAGCCGTTCCTGCAAATACATAAATCCTCCACATTCAGCAATACATGGTACTCCCAACATTACTGCATGGCAGATACTTTCACGCATAGAATCATTTTCACTTAATTCTTTCGCATACAGCTCCGGATACCCTCCATAAAGAACAATTCCCTGTATATTCTCAGGCAGGCTTCTGTCGTGTATTGGTGAAAATGTGACAATTTCTGCTCCCAATTTTTTTAAAATCTCCAGATTATCCGGATAGATAAAACAAAATGCTTCATCATGTGCAACTGCAATTCGAATCCCTTTTTGCAAAGTGTCTGATAAATTCAAAAGATGCTCTTTGACTTGTGTATCTTCCTGCATTGCTGATACATTCCGGGCAAGTTCTAATATTCCGTCCAAATCTACGGTATCTTCCATCACCCTTGCCAGATGTTCCAGCTTTTCATCGATTTTCTCTACTTCTTCCGGAATCTGCAAACCCAGATATCTGCTTTCCAGAACACATTCTGATACAAGCGGAACATATCCATATACGCGGACTTTTAACTGTTCTTCTATCATCTGCTTCATCCTTGCATACATCATCGGGGAGATACGGTTTAAAATCACGCCCTTGATATGATGTTCTGTTTCATATTCCAAAAATCCTTTTACAACTGCAACTGCAGAGACAGAGACTCCTTTGCAATCTAAAATCAATATAGCTGGTGTATCTGTTGTATCTGCCACATCCCATGCGCTGGCTTCTTTTGAAATTCCGGCAATTCCATCATAATATCCCATCACACCTTCCAGAACACAGATATCTCTGTTCTTTCCATGAGAAAGAAGTGATTGTCTCACTCCTGTTCTTTTGCACATAAAGGTATCCAGAT
The sequence above is drawn from the Dorea formicigenerans genome and encodes:
- a CDS encoding cobyrinate a,c-diamide synthase, whose amino-acid sequence is MQPIDDKDNNRNSNAIPRLLLTAASSGSGKTMITCGILKALKNRGLNCVAFKCGPDYIDPMFHRKVLGIDSYNLDTFMCKRTGVRQSLLSHGKNRDICVLEGVMGYYDGIAGISKEASAWDVADTTDTPAILILDCKGVSVSAVAVVKGFLEYETEHHIKGVILNRISPMMYARMKQMIEEQLKVRVYGYVPLVSECVLESRYLGLQIPEEVEKIDEKLEHLARVMEDTVDLDGILELARNVSAMQEDTQVKEHLLNLSDTLQKGIRIAVAHDEAFCFIYPDNLEILKKLGAEIVTFSPIHDRSLPENIQGIVLYGGYPELYAKELSENDSMRESICHAVMLGVPCIAECGGFMYLQERLEGSDGKIYDMVGALFGKSYKTEKLKRFGYIILSKGTVFGHNVGNITTHEFHYYESEECGHAFTAKKPMSTRGWECMISTDTILAGYPHIHYMGNPQVAEAFAGACRRYKEKD
- the cobT gene encoding nicotinate-nucleotide--dimethylbenzimidazole phosphoribosyltransferase, translated to MTREEELGIIIDGIENLDNVAMETARKKWNSIAKPLHSLGKLEEHIIRIAGITGNAEVELKNRALIAMCADNGVVEEGVTQTGQEVTAIVAENFLEGATSAAIMCQSAEVDLFPIDIGMVRDTRVPNYKVAYGTKNMVKEPAMTREEALQAILTGVHLMKEKKEAGYQILATGEMGIGNTTTSSAVASVLLDESVETMTGRGAGLDSAGLRRKICAIKTAIAKNEPNADDPVDVLSKVGGFDLAGLVGIYLGGAYYHVPVIMDGFISAVAALAAVQMCNNVREYIIVSHVSKEPGMHILLKALGREASMTCDMCLGEGTGAVAFLPVLDMALAVYEKMSTFSDIHIDDYEELGDK